TTTTGTGGGGGGCAGCTGCCTCGAGTCCGCAATTAGAAGGTGAAGGAAGTAAGCATGGAAAGGGGAAAACAGTTTGGGATTACTGGTTTGAGGCGGAGCCTGAAAGATTCTATCAACGGATTGGACCAGACACGACTTCAAACTTTTACAACCAATATAAAGAAGATATTTTAGCGATGAAGGCTATCGGATTTAATTCATTTCGAACGTCGATCTCATGGGCGAGGTTACTGCCGAATGGTACAACAATCAACCCCGAAGCGGTAACCTTTTATCGGGATGTATTCAGTAGATTAAGAGATAACGGGATCAAGCCTATCATCAATTTATATCACTTCGATATGCCGTATCGCCTGCATTTGATAGGAGGGTGGGAAAATAAGGGGATCGTAGATGACTTTACACATTACGCCAAAGTGGCATTCGAAACGTTCGGCGATTTGGTAGATACATGGACAACTTTTAATGAACCAATTGTACCGATTGAAATGGGGTACTTAAATGATAAGCACCTTCCTGGTGTTTATGATATGAAGCGGGCAGTTCATGCCGCCTATTTCACCTTACTAGCCCATGTGAAGGCAGTTAGTGCTTTTCGAAAGTCTGGTCTTAGTGGTGAGATAGGAATCATTTTAAATTTAACACCAAGTTATTCAAAGAGTGATCAGCCCGAGGACAAGGAAGCTGCGAAATGGGCTGATATCCTCTTTAATCGAAGCTTCTTGGATCCGGTGGTGTTAGGGCGGTACCCAGTGGAAGTGGCAGAGTTTTTAGAGCAGGAAGCAATTGATGTTCCTTATACAAATGAGGATTTAGATGTGATTAAGGGTAATACTATTGATTTTTTAGGAGTGAATTATTACCAGCCGAGGCGAGTGCAGGCTGGGAAGGATAAAGGAACAGAAATTGGATTAGACAAGTATTTTAAGCCATATCAATGGCCGGAGGCAAAGATCAATCCCCATCGAGGCTGGGAGATCTATGAGAAGG
The Salipaludibacillus sp. LMS25 DNA segment above includes these coding regions:
- a CDS encoding glycoside hydrolase family 1 protein, producing MNNRFPEGFLWGAAASSPQLEGEGSKHGKGKTVWDYWFEAEPERFYQRIGPDTTSNFYNQYKEDILAMKAIGFNSFRTSISWARLLPNGTTINPEAVTFYRDVFSRLRDNGIKPIINLYHFDMPYRLHLIGGWENKGIVDDFTHYAKVAFETFGDLVDTWTTFNEPIVPIEMGYLNDKHLPGVYDMKRAVHAAYFTLLAHVKAVSAFRKSGLSGEIGIILNLTPSYSKSDQPEDKEAAKWADILFNRSFLDPVVLGRYPVEVAEFLEQEAIDVPYTNEDLDVIKGNTIDFLGVNYYQPRRVQAGKDKGTEIGLDKYFKPYQWPEAKINPHRGWEIYEKGLYDIALNIRDNYRNIPWYVAENGIGVEGEEAFLDEGGEVQDDYRITFMDDHLRWLQKGMVEGSNCFGYHVWTFLDNWSWLNEYKNRYGLLRLDLETQTRKKKKSAYWFKQVAEKNQLPEKW